In a single window of the Zea mays cultivar B73 chromosome 5, Zm-B73-REFERENCE-NAM-5.0, whole genome shotgun sequence genome:
- the LOC103627811 gene encoding putative growth-regulating factor 9 — protein sequence MMMMSGRAATAGRYPFTASQWQELEHQALIYKCLASGKPIPSYLMPPLRRILDSALATSPSLAAFPPQPSLGWGGCFGMGFSRKPADEDPEPGRCRRTDGKKWRCSKEAYPDSKYCEKHMHRGKNRSRKPVEMSLATPAPASSATSAAAAATSSSQAPSYHSPAPAVPYHAPYGAAYHHTQTQVTMSPFHLLHLETTHPHPPPPPPPPYYYADQRDYAYGKEVGERAFFSDGAGERDRQQQAAGQWQFKQLGTMEATKQPCTTPLLVPAAGYGHGAASPYGVGQAKEDEEEEETRRQQQHCFVLGADLRLAERPSGAHDAAAQKPLRHFIDEWPHEKGSNKAGSWMGGLDGETTQLSMSIPMAAAADLPVTSRYRT from the exons ATGATGATGATGAGCGGTCGAGCGGCCACCGCGGGGCGGTACCCGTTCACGGCGTCGCAGTGGCAGGAGCTGGAGCACCAGGCGCTCATCTACAAGTGCCTGGCGTCCGGCAAGCCCATCCCGTCCTACCTCATGCCACCGCTCCGCCGCATCCTCGACTCCGCCCTCGCCACGTCGCCGTCGCTCGCCGCCTTCCCGCCGCAACCCTCGC TGGGGTGGGGGGGCTGCTTCGGGATGGGCTTCAGCAGGAAGCCCGCCGACGAGGACCCGGAGCCCGGGCGGTGCCGGCGCACGGACGGCAAGAAGTGGCGCTGCTCCAAGGAGGCGTACCCGGACTCCAAGTACTGCGAGAAGCACATGCACCGGGGCAAGAACCGTTCAAGAAAGCCTGTGGAAATGTCCTTGGCCACGCCGGCGCCGGCCTCCTCCGCCacaagcgccgccgccgccgccacctcctcGTCCCAGGCGCCGTCCTACCACAGCCCGGCCCCCGCCGTGCCGTACCACGCGCCCTACGGCGCCGCGTACCATCACACGCAGACGCAGGTGACGATGAGCCCCTTCCACCTCCTCCACCTCGAGACCACCCACCcgcacccgccgccgccgccgccgccgccctactACTACGCGGACCAGAGGGACTACGCCTACGGCAAGGAGGTCGGCGAGCGCGCCTTCTTCTCCGACGGCGCGGGCGAGAGGGACCGGCAGCAGCAGGCCGCGGGGCAGTGGCAGTTCAAGCAGCTCGGGACGATGGAGGCGACGAAGCAGCCGTGCACCACGCCGCTgctcgtccccgccgccgggtacGGCCACGGCGCGGCGTCGCCGTACGGCGTCGGTCAGGCCAAGGaagacgaggaggaggaggaaacgcggcggcagcagcagcactGCTTCGTTCTTGGCGCCGACCTGCGgctggcggagcggccgtcgggggCACATGACGCCGCCGCGCAGAAGCCGCTCCGGCATTTCATCGACGAGTGGCCGCACGAGAAGGGGAGCAATAAGGCGGGGTCGTGGATGGGGGGGCTCGACGGCGAGACGACGCAGCTCTCCATGTCTATCCCGATGGCGGCCGCTGCCGACCTCCCCGTCACCTCCCGCTACCGTACGTGA